The DNA sequence CTGGTGATCATCCTCCTGTGAGGGCTCGTCCATACAGACATCCTCCTCACTTACAGAAAGTTATTAGAGAGCAAGTTGATCAAATGTTAAAAGACGGCGTCATATCTCCTTCTACTTCATGTTGGTCTAGCAATGTAGtcttaattaaaaagaaagactCAAAAGACTTGAGATTTTGTTTGGATTTCAGGCCCTTGAATCTGTGTTCTTTTAGTACCAATTCTCTTATTCCGAACATTCTGGACTCGTTAGACAGTTTAGGTGCTGCAAATCCAGCATTTTTCTCAACTTTAGATATGGCATCAGGGTATTGGCAGATAGGCCTAGAGGAAAGTAGCAAATGTAAGACTGCTTTCATAACTCaggacggtctatatgaatttaatGTCATGCCATTCGGCCTCCAAAATGCGCCAAGCACGTTTCAGCGCACAATGCAGGAAATTCTTAGAGGCCTACAGTGGAAAATTGCCTTAATATATCTAGATGACGTCATCATCTTTTCAAAGTCTTTTGAGGAACATCTCAGTCATTTGTCTCAAGTTTTAGATCGTTTTAGAACAGCTGGACTAAAACTTAAGCCAAAAAAAGTGTAGTTTTGGTCATAACAAAGTTCGGTATCTTGGCCACATTATATCACAAGAAGGCGTATCCACAGATccagaaaagaccaaaattgttCAGAAATATCCTGTTCCAAAGAAAGTCTCAGAGGTTAAATCGTTTCTCGGTTTTACAGGATATTATAgacgttttgttccaaaatttagtCAAATTGCATATCCACTGATCTGTCTAACAAAGAAAGATGTTCCATTTGTTTGGTCATGTGAGTGTCAAAACGCGTTTGAAACACTCAAACAGAAACTCCTTGAACCGCCCATCCTGGTTTATCCTAGGTTTGATGATTCTCAATTTATCCTCCAAACGGATGCGAGTATTACAGGCTTAGCATTCATTCTTTCCCAAGTTCAAGATGGTAGTGAGAAAGTTATAGCTTATGGTGGAAGATCCTTAACTAGTGCTGAAAAAAATTATTCCATCACGGAATTAGAAGCATTAGCGGTCGTTGAAGGtgttaaaagtactcttcttacCTTCTGCATGGTCCAAAGTTCAAAATTGTCACGGATCATCAAGCTTTGTGTTGGATATTTGGAAGAAAACCTGTCACAGGTCGGTTAGCACGTTGGGCTTTGCTACTGCAATCGTATGACTTTGAAATAATCCATAGGCCAGGTAGTACTATTCAAAATGCCGATGCTTTAAGTAGAATACATCAAAATGTATCATTAAGTTCTAGCCAAATTCCTATTGAATTGCCAAGTAATCATAGCAAAGTAGATGTCAAGTCAGGTCAAAGTAAGGATTGGATTCCTTTAAATTGGATTCCATTTGGGTTTGGTTCACTAGATGATGATATTTTTCCTTGCCATACAAAACCAAATGTCAGTACAATTCGTAATCTTAGGTTTCAACAAGGTAAAAGGTTAAGTGACAGAAATGAGGACAAGTTTGAAACTTATATACCCCACATTCATGATAGTGTTAATTTGTCTGATTTTAAGCAGGAACAAAGAAAAGACTCCTTTGCAGCCAAGATGATCAGATACCTTGAGATAGGCGATCTCCCAGATGACAACAAAGAAGCTCGTAATATACTGCTAGAGTCTGAACATTATTTCTTACATGAAGGTGGGTTATTTCATATCTGGTCCACTCCAGCAAAACGTCATTTTCCTGAAAGGACCACTGTACAATTGTATGTACCGTATAGTTACATTGATACAATTTTGAATGCTCATCATGATCAAGCCCTTGCTGCTCATTTTGGATTTCACAAAACTTATGCCAGTATTCGAAAAAGATATTTTTGGAGAGGTATGTACAAAGATATTGATAATTGGATTAGATCATGCGTTTCATGTGCTAGTAGAAAAACACCTAAGCATAAAGTAATTGCTCCGTTAATGACCATGGAAGTTCCTGGACCATTTGAGAGAGTAAGTGTCGATATTTTAGGTCCACTTCCTATATCTACTTCAGGCAGTAGATACGTCTTGTGTTTCACGGATCACTGCACAAGGTGGCCAATTTTGGTCCCAATAAAAAATATGGATGCTAGTACTGTagctcactgtttttacaaagagGTGATATGTAATCATGGTTGTCCAAGGTTTCTTCTAAGTGACAGAGGCACAAATTTCCTGTCAAAGCTGATGCTCGAAGTTTGTCGtatcatgacaacaaataaactcaACACCAGTTCATATCATCCTCAGTGTAACGCAGTACAAGAACGTTTTAATGCTGTTATACTAGACACTATTTCTCATTATGTCAATAAGTTTCAAACAGATTGGGATGACTACCTGCCATCAATCCAGTTTGCGTACAGAACCAGTTCTACTGACAACAGCGTAGGATTCAGCCCGTTTTTCTTACTCTACGGAAGAGAAGCAATCTTACCAATGGATGTTGCCTTACTGGAGCCAGAACGTTTAACAGATAGAACCGTGAGAGAACACATCAAGCAACTGGTAACTCAGCTGGAAACGACTAGGGAAATCTCCAAGCATCATCTACAGCAAAATCAACAGACCATGAAAAAGCGGTATGATCAACACGCCACTGATGTCCAATATCAGGTAGGAGACAGTGTATTCATATATTTCCCAGTAACACAACCAGGATTGTCCAAGAAACTGTGCAAACATTGGTGCGGCCCATACTTGATTATAAAACAATCAAGTCCGGTGAATTTCATGGTTAGAAATCTTGAGAACAATAAACTCTTGAAGGCGCCTATACATGCAAATAGAATGAAATTTGCATATAACCGGTATGTTCGCCCTGCAAATAATGAACTTCCTGTAGACCTTCAAGCTCAAGCACCTGTAGCAGTATTGGATGACACAGATCTTCCAAAAGACTCATTTGAGCCCTTACTGGCTAAACAAACTGTCAAAGATTCAGTTATTTTACCTGTGCCGGGATTACCTGCACATAAGAAACAAACTGACAAACTGTATgcagtagaaaaaaaaaaagtcatcagAGGAAAATTCGTCAACGGTAAACTGCATTACCTGATTAAGTGGCAGAACTTTTCAAGCAAGTCTAATTCATGGGAACCTGAAGACCATCTTACTGATGCCACTCTGGACTTTTTGAAGACAAATCCTGTCAGGATAGCaggaaaagtgaaataatttaaaaatgccaaaatatgttTATTGTGTGTATATATTTATTGGTAATGTCGtgaaaatttaatgaaatgaaatgattgccTGCAAGAGGTACCGGAATCGGACATGTTATTCAGGCATTTTGTGTGAACATTTAAGAATAATTTGTGATGTCAACTTTCAgtataaaattggcaaaatacgCAGATAAGTTGATTGAATTATGTCAGTATTTCAGAATAAGTTGACATTATGAAGATAAAAGTAATGGAGAAACAAATTATGAGATCAAGAAAATATTTGACTCAAGAAAATGTATGTTTCTGAAATGtatgttatattgtattatgtATTGTAAATCATGTTATTGCAAGCTTGCTAatcaattgtttgttttgttcttttattgAGTTTTATACAGAATGGAATTCAGAGGGTACCCTCCCCATGACCTTAGGATCTTCTAGTTCTTTCATCTTACTGGACTTGACGACAGCTACTTGTTCGATTAGCGGAGTATGCATATCCGCGCGGGATGCATATGCTTCTTAGTTAAATGACTCTGTGGAAGGAGAACGGCGACTCTGGTTGCGCgcattttgttatcaaaattacTAGAGGCCCGTACTCCGGAAGCAAGAGTACCGCTGGTAGGAATATAAGGTCTTGGCAATTCAAACTCAATAGGAATTATTAAATTAAGTAAGTTTCATAAATGATGTCAATTAAAAAGTAAGTGTAGTGTAAAATAATGTGTTgattaatttaaaaaatcaaatcgTATGAGACGATTCAAAAAAGGGAGGCGGATGTTATGGAGCCCCGTTCCCGATTTCATTATAATCGGATGGAGACACCATGACCTCGTTAACCTAacctttttaactatttatgagtcGGCGCATTGACGACTAAGCCAGCTTGGCAAAGACTGCCCCGCCCTTGTTGAGTCAGTTGATTGCGAGCTGGCTGGTCGACATCACGTCTTTATTTAGTGAGTACATtttattcagaatcaatttgatttgtagtaacttgaaataagaattaaatatattgcaaagaaattaaattattggtttcagctagttattttgtgttagatctcggtttcctcttttggcgtttaacgtcataatactactacatccacttgcccattgtgtgcatactctggatattgtatttaagcttaaaactctgatttaattaatgtgtgcacaatgatagattttcacatctgatcttttcagtcaccctactccctctgtttgttagcttcccaagtgtgtatttttaacatggaatttcgcgattaataaactggcagattctaaaatcagaattgttcagtattgaagtgccaatacaattatgacattatgatatgttgcattcaataatataagcctacgtacacttaaccttttactgtcactaatatattataaactttttcataacaattttatactagtattttgatgtaataaatatcagtataatttcgagttcaactaaatgctttcaaatgtaaaataaaactgaactctTGTATACAAATTTAGTAGTGCCGTAAAATAGTAATTAATTATCAGGAAATTACGAATACCACATGGCTTATTTCATTGTAAATGAAAAAGGAAATCTTCGCATCGTTTGCATGTCTCCAAGGATATATGGACCAAGATAACCGGGTTTAAAAGCTTTTAGATTATGAGAAGAACCAGTAATCGGGTTTAAAAAAATCCGTGTTTCTCAGGATaagctttaataataatattaaagtgTATAACAACACACAACTTTTGCATGTATCTTTATTTAGATGTACGGGGGCATGGGGGCATGGGGGCAGTGGCCTAGTCAAAGGGGaagctccctctgtggaacatctCCCCCACTCCCGTGGGATGATGTTTGCCGGAATTTGTTTTATAGATATGTTGGCCCTTTTTCGCATTTTCGTCATATTTTGCCTCTGAATGTCACCTGACCCCTTTGCCCCTGGCCTGCCCCATGCACTGAAATGGATCCTGACTATGCCACTTATTGAATTGAGGGGCATTTTCAGGAGCATCAGGGGTCGGTTTTCAGGGggaaagaaatgaaaatttatcCCTTGTACATCATATTTGTCCctgtatattataggcctactctcGGCTTTGTACTGAGCTGTGAACGCCGGCACTGATTattggctgtgcaataattagctGTTCCTGGGGTGGGCAAATTTCAGATAAGAATGGCTTGCCAAAAAACCATTGACACCCtcggcatgccaaaaattgctttcccccttcCTCGGTCTGCCAAAAGACCCTTTCCACTATTTTGTACATGAGAACGTTTGGTGCCATTTTACTTGGCTTATGTGCGCCACTAAAATGTCTTACCACTCCTTCTGACTTGCCAAAAATCTATTGCACCTTCCGACCTGCCAAATTTACCTACCCCCTTGGTGCCCTGTCAAAAATTGCTTATACGTCTTCTCTCTTTTTGTCCACAGCGGTACTGCCGACAAGGGGGTGGGGTACTGCGTTACTCCCGGTCCCGGGGTcttatcagtagcgtagccaggggggcacTGGGCAGTATTCTTTccccctcttgcccccccccttgcgggatgctggccgccctgatatgtaagatttctAGCCCTTTTTGTACTTGGTTCCCCCCCCCTTCTGAAAAATACTAGTTACGCCACTCGGTGTTTGGGCCCCTAAAAAGGTAAAGGAAATAGCCCTTAAACGCAAAGAAAATGGACCTTAGGGGcctgtaaaaataaagaaaatatacctTGTAATTAAAGCATCTTTTCTTTGAGTTATTATACGAGCCATCAACTAAGGTctctttgctttttacggaccCATTAaggtatttgtttttgtttttacggACCCATTATGGTATTTCTGTGATTTTTAGAGGCCCACTAaggtctctttttttctttttaatgccTCCTCCAACTTATGAAGTTCTGAAAGTTATCGCTGATCAAAGGGGGTCCGTGCTTTAATTTTACCACGGGCCTGTCTGTATGGTTCTCGGCGGCACTGGTCCACAGAGATTGCACACCCCtttacttagcatgcttagtgaacTATTGAAGGTTCCACTGGCTTCCGGTGGCACAACGTACATGACGTACTGTATATCCAATTCAACACCCTTGTCCACACTTTCAAATCCCCGAAAAATCTCTCCTCCATTATCATCACCATATGCAAATTACTCCCTCTGGTCCTCCACTGCCATCCGTCTTCATCCACACTCTAGCTGGTGATATGGCTTTATCAACCTCTGCTCATCGTCTATGGAACAGTCTCCCTGCCACCAccagattttgtattttacaccgtattttggcccatgatcgggtgaatTTTAGTGGAAAACGGGCTCCTTGCTCATTTTCTCTTCCTTTGCCTGAGTCTcgattttattcaaattattttttgtcagaggggtatttcgtttgttctctttcatttatgTTCAGGATTTATACTTTTTAGCATTTTAGTAAGCATTGTGAGAAAATTCGCACGCCACCAACGTTTTATCCTGGATCTGAAACTGAAAATAAGCTGAACAAAATTATAACTTGACTTCAAATGTAAAACGTTAGATGGCGTTGCCGTTCATTTATTGCACCTCCATCAGGGTACATATGTCAAAGCTCGATTTACGGGGAAAGAAGCCCGTCTTCGTATATCCCTTTGACGATATACTATgtcctagtaaatgaggttgttatgtcagtgcttaataGTTGTGACTTGTGAGcattcaaaaactcaaggagatattctattatgtagtAATTTCTACCATATCGAATATAGGTAGAGCACCGGCCatttggtccatggttcaactctattccgTCACTTGTCATActcagacaaaagt is a window from the Amphiura filiformis chromosome 12, Afil_fr2py, whole genome shotgun sequence genome containing:
- the LOC140165541 gene encoding uncharacterized protein, whose protein sequence is MEIIIHCSVFIAILAAFPVFCSDILDNATLVEPMPEQESPPIVTMSKYEGHFKESYSGKPEENLELFLARFELNSQLRDFADAKKHLALNLRLKGNASIWVSTLPDGQKDTYEHLKAALIEHFQGNDMKWVNESKLSSRIQTEAESLDDYFSDILTLCHRLGKSEQEKLTHFICGLKPNLRAFVISKEPESIDKAVHFARLAQTVTNLPSTPSVNLQEQRKDSFAAKMIRYLEIGDLPDDNKEARNILLESEHYFLHEGGLFHIWSTPAKRHFPERTTVQLYVPYSYIDTILNAHHDQALAAHFGFHKTYASIRKRYFWRGMYKDIDNWIRSCVSCASRKTPKHKVIAPLMTMEVPGPFERVSVDILGPLPISTSGSRYVLCFTDHCTRWPILVPIKNMDASTVAHCFYKEVICNHGCPRFLLSDRGTNFLSKLMLEVCRIMTTNKLNTSSYHPQCNAVQERFNAVILDTISHYVNKFQTDWDDYLPSIQFAYRTSSTDNSVGFSPFFLLYGREAILPMDVALLEPERLTDRTVREHIKQLVTQLETTREISKHHLQQNQQTMKKRYDQHATDVQYQVGDSVFIYFPVTQPGLSKKLCKHWCGPYLIIKQSSPVNFMVRNLENNKLLKAPIHANRMKFAYNRYVRPANNELPVDLQAQAPVAVLDDTDLPKDSFEPLLAKQTVKDSVILPVPGLPAHKKQTDKLYAVEKKKVIRGKFVNGKLHYLIKWQNFSSKSNSWEPEDHLTDATLDFLKTNPVRIAGKVK